A single genomic interval of Helianthus annuus cultivar XRQ/B chromosome 13, HanXRQr2.0-SUNRISE, whole genome shotgun sequence harbors:
- the LOC110897945 gene encoding transcription factor bHLH148, producing the protein MTSSTTVPNPITNNENRSRDSSKRRKRKKFQMQNNNNNRNCNNNDQISGTGTVTPWKSEVQRQIYSSKLLQAVRHVRQSSITGTVKSPRRGRAVREAADRILAATGKGRTRWSRAILTNKLKLKFLKSNRRQRGLVATVTGNSRLKKPRVSILRLKTKNLPAVQRKSRVLGGLVPGCRKQPFPVVLEEAIDYIPALEMQVKAMAELVQLLSGAGSSSGSGNLAQLGFSRPPPNL; encoded by the coding sequence ATGACGTCATCAACAACTGTTCCGAATCCGATAACGAACAACGAAAATAGATCTCGTGATTCATCCAAACGGAGAAAACGGAAGAAATTTCAAatgcaaaataataataataatcggAACTGTAACAATAACGACCAGATTTCCGGTACCGGTACCGTTACACCGTGGAAATCGGaagttcaacggcagatttacagctcaaagcttctgcaagCTGTCCGTCACGTCCGTCAGAGCTCCATTACCGGAACCGTTAAATCTCCACGGCGTGGACGCGCCGTGCGTGAGGCGGCGGACCGGATTTTAGCCGCGACGGGTAAAGGCCGTACGCGGTGGAGCAGAGCGATATTGACGAACAAACTGAAACTGAAGTTTTTGAAGAGTAACCGGAGACAGAGAGGATTGGTGGCTACGGTTACCGGAAATAGCCGGTTGAAGAAGCCGAGAGTGAGTATATTGAGGCTGAAAACGAAAAACTTACCGGCGGTGCAACGGAAGTCACGTGTTCTCGGTGGATTAGTTCCCGGTTGCCGGAAACAACCGTTTCCGGTTGTGTTAGAAGAAGCGATTGATTATATACCGGCTCTTGAGATGCAGGTTAAAGCCATGGCTGAGCTTGTTCAGCTTCTTTCTGGCGCCGGCTCAAGCTCCGGCTCCGGTAATTTAGCTCAGCTTGGTTTTAGCCGGCCACCACCGAACTTGTGA